From one Nothobranchius furzeri strain GRZ-AD chromosome 2, NfurGRZ-RIMD1, whole genome shotgun sequence genomic stretch:
- the LOC129152913 gene encoding E3 SUMO-protein ligase ZBED1 translates to MRDNERGRLRRRQQQRRKSTQRMRRTKRSAVWSHFTLVNDNDAKCTICGSILKYNKSTTSLNYHLSTSHSAVLQTASGTQPTIAMALGRRVCDSTKAEGITQRICNMVTTDMLPINVVEGQGFQELIKYVEPGYNIPSRTTITTRLEASYAKKKTELRTQLATANMALTTDCWTSLTTESYITVTCHYIEPDWRVKSAVLLTESITVRHTADNLADKLNQAVETWGLAGRVVACVHDNARNIVSANSPTRVNWHSVPCFAHTLQLAINDGFTTYINRVIIAASRLVQHFNHSSLANIALKAKQQQMQLPSHKLIQSCKTRWNSVSEMFNRLTEQRWAVSAVLSDRTVTKLSDARTLELRDEYWQLMEDVAPVLETLKCATTVMSAETEVSVSDTYPITFSLINVHLKTDEEDTSKVGEFKSRVCTSLSERMKIASDDLMSTPPMIATMLDPRHKHLGFLTPPRRVTAHAKLLEVLAETEAEAECKSATSADAIGGQQELVGGRAVPVQAAGLQRRSAYALLMGENYTTRSTNDVEKEVDSFLKDPPPLLDSSPTTWWKVNEGRFPRLANLARKYLAIPGTSVPSERVFSAAGLTVNRLRTRLTPDHVDLLIFLNKNR, encoded by the exons ATGCGTGATAACGAGAGAGGAAGGCTCCGACGACGACAACAACAGAGGAGAAAGAGTACGCAGAGGATGAGGAGGACAAAACGGAGTGCAGTATGGAGCCACTTCACGCTGGTCAATGACAACGATGCCAAATGCACAATATGTGGAAGTATTCTGAAGTACAACAAATCTACAACTTCGTTGAACTACCACCTAAGTACATCACATTCAGCCGTGCTACAAACTGCGAGTGGCACTCAGCCTACAATCGCCATGGCATTGGGAAGAAGGGTATGTGACTCCACAAAAGCAGAGGGCATTACCCAGCGAATATGTAACATGGTTACTACAGACATGCTGCCGATAAATGTCGTTGAAGGACAGGGATTTCAAGAACTGATAAAATACGTTGAGCCAGGGTACAATATCCCTTCTAGAACAACTATAACCACTCGCTTGGAAGCAAGTTACGCGAAGAAGAAGACCGAATTGAGAACGCAACTTGCAACTGCGAATATGGCCCTCACGACAGACTGTTGGACTTCCTTGACTACGGAAAGCTACATCACAGTGACATGCCACTACATTGAACCGGACTGGCGGGTAAAGTCAGCAGTCCTACTCACAGAGAGTATAACGGTGAGGCATACGGCAGACAATTTAGCCGACAAGCtaaaccaggctgtggaaacatgGGGACTCGCGGGGCGTGTAGTTGCATGTGTGCACGACAATGCACGGAATATCGTCTCAGCAAACAGTCCCACACGAGTCAACTGGCACTCAGTTCCATGTTTCGCCCACACGCTGCAGTTGGCCATTAACGACGGATTCACCACCTACATTAACCGAGTCATTATAGCTGCTAGCAGACTCGTGCAACACTTCAATCATAGTAGCCTAGCAAACATAGCGCTCAAAGCTAAACAACAACAAATGCAGCTGCCGTCTCATAAACTCATCCAATCCTGCAAAACCAGGTGGAATTCAGTCAGTGAAATGTTTAACAGACTAACGGAGCAGAGGTGGGCCGTGTCTGCTGTACTGTCTGACCGCACAGTAACCAAACTCTCAGATGCGAGGACGCTGGAATTGAGAGATGAATACTGGCAGTTGATGGAGGATGTGGCGCCAGTGCTGGAAACGCTCAAGTGTGCAACGACCGTCATGTCTGCCGAGACTGAGGTGTCCGTATCAGACACGTATCCCATCACCTTCAGCCTGATCAACGTGCATCTCAAGACAGACGAGGAAGACACCAGCAAAGTGGGGGAATTCAAATCCAGAGTGTGCACTTCACTGAGTGAAAGGATGAAG ATTGCTTCTGATGACCTGATGTCAACACCACCAATGATAGCAACCATGCTGGATCCTAGGCACAAGCACCTGGGATTTCTGACCCCACCAAGGAGGGTTACAGCTCATGCCAAACTGCTTGAAGTTCTGGCTGAGACTGAAGCAGAAGCCGAATGCAAGAGCGCCACGTCAGCAGATGCGATTGGAGGCCAGCAGGAGTTGGTTGGGGGCCGGGCGGTGCCAGTCCAGGCAGCTGGACTTCAGAGACGCAGTGCGTATGCTTTGCTCATGGGTGAAAACTATACCACCAGGAGCACCAATGATGTAGAAAAAGAGGTGGACAGCTTTCTGAAGGATCCGCCACCACTCCTTGATTCCAGTCCCACAACATGGTGGAAAGTCAATGAAGGAAGGTTTCCAAGGCTGGCAAACCTGGCACGAAAGTACTTGGCCATACCAGGCACATCAGTCCCTTCTGAGCGAGTATTCTCAGCAGCTGGCCTAACTGTTAACAGGCTGCGCACCCGACTTACTCCTGACCATGTGGATTTGCTGATATTCTTGAACAAAAATAGATAA